From one Trifolium pratense cultivar HEN17-A07 linkage group LG1, ARS_RC_1.1, whole genome shotgun sequence genomic stretch:
- the LOC123902603 gene encoding isoleucine N-monooxygenase 2-like, translated as MESFIVSDQLLPSFWCLILVFLVSTLLIKHQSCNQKSEKPKLPPGPTPWPIVGNLPEMLANRPTFRWIQKMMNDMNTQIACIRLGNVHVITVTDPEIAREICIKQDAIFASRPSSWSNEYVTTGYLTTALTPFGEQWKKIKKLISNELVSPLRHQWLHDKRVEEADNIVRYVYNQCTKIGGDGIVNVSVTAKHYTGNVIRRLLLNTRYFGNGSEDFGPSFKEVEYVEAVFTVLQYLFAFSVSDFMPCLRGLDLDGHEKNIKKACKIMKKYHDPIIEDRIRQWKNGKKTHKEDLLDVLISLKDAHNNDLLTEQEIKSNVLELTLAAVDNPSNALEWGLAEMINQPELLKKATEELDSVVGKERLVQEYDFPKLNYVKACAREAFRRHPICDFNLPHVAMKDTVVANYFIPKGSHVYLRRQGLGLNPKVWKEPLKFKPERHLKIDGYNVSLTDPSLELVTFGTGRRGCSGIMLGSSMTIMLFARLLHGFTWSAPPNCSSIDLSESHGGTTKAKPLVAVAKPRLPIETYQLY; from the exons ATGGAATCTTTTATTGTTTCAGACCAATTGTTGCCATCATTTTGGTGTCTCATACTCGTTTTTCTTGTTTCTACACTCCTCATCAAACATCAAAGTTGCAACCAAAAATCTGAAAAACCCAAACTCCCTCCTGGTCCCACACCTTGGCCTATAGTAGGCAACCTCCCTGAAATGCTTGCAAATAGGCCAACATTTAGATGGATACAAAAAATGATGAATGACATGAACACGCAAATTGCGTGCATCCGTTTAGGTAATGTTCATGTCATTACAGTGACTGATCCTGAAATTGCACGTGAAATATGTATAAAACAAGATGCAATTTTTGCTTCAAGACCGAGTAGTTGGTCCAATGAATATGTTACTACTGGATATCTGACCACTGCACTCACTCCCTTTGGAGAACAATGgaagaaaattaagaaattaattaGCAATGAATTAGTTTCCCCTCTTAGACACCAATGGCTTCATGATAAAAGGGTGGAAGAGGCCGATAACATTGTACGGTATGTCTACAACCAATGTACGAAAATTGGTGGTGATGGAATTGTGAATGTGAGTGTTACTGCAAAACATTATACAGGGAATGTTATTAGGAGGTTGCTTTTGAATACCAGGTATTTTGGAAATGGTAGCGAAGATTTTGGACCGAGCTTTAAGGAAGTAGAATATGTTGAAGCGGTTTTTACTGTTTTGCAATACCTTTTTGCTTTCTCTGTTTCTGATTTCATGCCATGTCTGAGGGGTCTAGACTTGGATGGTCATGAGAAGAATATTAAGAAGGCTTGTAAGATCATGAAGAAATATCATGACCCTATAATTGAGGATAGAATTCGGCAATGGAAGAATGGGAAAAAGACGCATAAAGAAGATTTGCTTGATGTTCTCATTTCACTAAAAGATGCTCACAACAACGACCTTTTGACAGAGCAGGAGATTAAGTCTAATGTTTTG GAATTGACACTTGCAGCTGTTGATAATCCATCAAATGCACTTGAATGGGGACTTGCTGAAATGATTAATCAGCCTGAGCTACTTAAAAAGGCTACCGAAGAATTAGACAGTGTTGTTGGAAAAGAAAGGCTGGTGCAAGAATATGATTTTCCCAAACTCAACTATGTGAAAGCTTGTGCAAGAGAAGCTTTTCGCCGCCATCCAATTTGTGATTTCAACCTTCCCCACGTCGCGATGAAAGACACAGTTGTTGCTAATTACTTTATCCCAAAAGGTAGCCATGTCTATTTAAGGAGACAAGGACTTGGCCTAAATCCTAAAGTATGGAAAGAACCACTGAAGTTCAAGCCAGAACGGCATCTTAAGATAGATGGGTATAATGTGAGTTTGACAGATCCGAGTTTGGAATTGGTAACATTTGGTACCGGAAGGCGTGGGTGTTCAGGCATCATGCTTGGATCTTCAATGACTATTATGTTATTTGCAAGGTTGCTCCATGGATTCACTTGGAGTGCACCACCCAACTGTTCTAGCATTGATCTCTCTGAATCTCATGGAGGTACCACAAAAGCTAAGCCACTTGTGGCAGTGGCAAAGCCAAGATTACCAATAGAGACTTATCAATTATATTAA
- the LOC123902341 gene encoding purine-uracil permease NCS1-like, translating into MNMLLKSPILSLNVLHHPTTTFLRPFYPSTHLPLSSKLINTLHVSKQPLMKHSISSMKCSKNLEFEPDPTLTNEDLKPTSQTQRTFSGLEIASLWVGLVVGVPSYYLAGSLVDLGMSWWQGISTVVIANIIILFPLILTGHAGTKYGISFPVLARSSFGIHGAHIPTLLRALVGCGWYGIESWIGGEAIFILLPDSLKKITFLSNSLPWLGTSPLEFSCFMVFWVTQLAIVLRGVDGIRQLEKFSAPILIFLTSCLLIWSYVKAGGFSHMFSLSSRLTNSEFLSVFFPSLTANISFWATVALNIPDFTRYAKSQKDQVIGQIGLPIFMGLFTFVGLVVTSSTKVIFGEVISNPIQLVGKIGGLTTGILAIVGISLATLTTNIAANVVAPANALVNLNPSWFTFRRGAFLTAILGIVFQPWRLLKSSESFVYTWLVGYSALMGPIGGIVLVDYYVIKNMELRVSDLYTRSPFGAYYYSKGFNLAAIVALVVGILPVVPGFLHKVGIVSSISNAFVVIYNNAWFISFFSAGLLYWVLLSLGRKLGESVPIDPLLPDAN; encoded by the coding sequence ATGAACATGTTACTCAAATCTCCAATTCTATCCCTCAATGTTCTTCATCACCCCACCACTACTTTTCTAAGACCCTTTTACCCTTCCACTCATCTCCCATTGTCATCAAAACTAATAAACACATTGCATGTTTCAAAACAACCTTTAATGAAACATTCAATCTCTTCAATGAAATGTTCCAAAAACCTTGAATTTGAACCTGACCCAACACTCACAAATGAAGATCTAAAACCAACATCACAAACACAAAGAACATTTTCAGGTCTAGAAATAGCTTCTCTTTGGGTAGGACTAGTTGTTGGTGTTCCATCTTACTACCTAGCTGGTTCCTTAGTTGATCTTGGCATGTCATGGTGGCAAGGAATCTCAACCGTTGTTATTGCCAACATCATCATTTTATTCCCTCTTATCTTAACTGGCCATGCAGGTACAAAATATGGTATCTCATTCCCAGTTCTTGCTAGATCCTCATTTGGTATTCATGGTGCTCACATTCCAACTCTTCTAAGAGCTTTAGTTGGTTGTGGTTGGTATGGAATTGAATCATGGATTGGTGGTGAAGCAATTTTCATTCTACTACCAGATTCacttaaaaaaatcacttttttgtCAAATTCACTACCTTGGCTTGGTACTTCACCACTTGAATTTTCatgttttatggttttttgggTGACCCAATTGGCTATAGTATTGAGGGGTGTTGATGGAATTAGACAGCTCGAGAAATTTTCAGCTCCAATACTCATTTTTCTCACTTCATGTCTTTTGATTTGGTCTTATGTTAAAGCTGGTGGTTTTAGTCACATGTTTTCTTTATCTTCAAGGCTCACAAATTCAGAGTTTTTGTCTGTTTTTTTCCCTTCACTTACTGCTAATATAAGTTTTTGGGCTACTGTGGCTCTTAATATTCCTGATTTTACTAGATATGCAAAAAGTCAAAAGGATCAAGTTATTGGTCAAATTGGGTTACCAATTTTTATGGGGTTATTTACATTTGTTGGTTTAGTAGTTACTTCATCTACAAAAGTGATTTTTGGTGAAGTTATTTCTAATCCAATTCAACTTGTTGGTAAAATTGGTGGTTTAACAACTGGTATACTTGCAATTGTTGGTATAAGTCTTGCAACACTTACAACCAATATTGCTGCTAATGTTGTAGCACCTGCAAATGCACTTGTTAATCTTAATCCATCATGGTTTACTTTTAGAAGAGGTGCTTTCTTAACTGCGATACTTGGAATTGTTTTTCAACCTTGGAGACTTTTGAAGTCAAGTGAGAGTTTTGTTTATACTTGGTTAGTTGGTTATTCTGCATTGATGGGTCCAATTGGAGGGATTGTTCTTGTGGATTATTATGTTATAAAGAACATGGAGTTGAGAGTAAGTGATTTATACACAAGAAGTCCTTTTGGTGCATATTATTATTCAAAGGGGTTTAATTTAGCAGCTATTGTTGCTTTGGTTGTTGGAATTTTACCTGTTGTTCCTGGTTTCTTGCACAAAGTTGGAATTGTGAGTTCAATTTCTAATGCTTTTGTTGTGATTTACAACAATGCTTGGTTTATTAGTTTCTTTTCAGCAGGGCTTTTGTATTGGGTTCTATTAAGTTTGGGAAGGAAATTAGGTGAATCTGTTCCTATAGACCCCCTTTTGCCTGATGCAAATTAA